The following are encoded in a window of Phragmites australis chromosome 22, lpPhrAust1.1, whole genome shotgun sequence genomic DNA:
- the LOC133905036 gene encoding uncharacterized protein LOC133905036, with translation MPSPLKCPSPGGRLGRILASLRSPARAGPLPVQTGFPTSLADLVVKNHVRLKNPRRRPRPSATPSSPAPPVFAAEPVPRQSREFSVVQDAAARPKGAAFSIRPELLTVGGAVALALLLVWSKWLVAAATLASVVLYWIDSIRSSASRRRARPEAAELDLCGCGRVSPIREAESEAETPRSSCADSDKVTEVSSLWAADNSDITGGDDSINPKRKEKKRSFRKLIAKKLHNDKRSKDKDSPGSRHGGESKHPDAGEAGVDAGPVKTEPLVTPAEQTTAPEAITDERCRRGGALPLAAFIPIILVGLVAGKLPAVALIVLCAVFFSSIERVPS, from the coding sequence ATGCCCAGCCCGCTGAAGTGCCCTTCGCCCGGCGGCCGCCTCGGCCGCATCCTCGCCTCCCTCCGCTCGCCGGCCCGCGCGGGGCCGCTTCCCGTCCAGACCGGCTTCCCGACCTCCCTCGCCGACCTCGTGGTCAAGAACCATGTCCGCCTCAAGAACCCCAGGAGGCGCCCCCGCCCCAGCGCCACCCCGTCGTCCCCCGCGCCCCCGGTCTTCGCCGCGGAGCCGGTGCCCCGGCAAAGTCGCGAGTTTTCGGTGGTTCAAGACGCGGCGGCACGGCCTAAAGGCGCGGCCTTTAGCATCCGCCCGGAGCTCCTCACGGTCGGCGGCGCCGTGGCGCTCGCGCTGCTGCTGGTCTGGAGCAAGTGGCTGGTTGCGGCGGCCACTCTCGCGTCGGTGGTGCTTTACTGGATCGACTCCATCAGGTCGTCCGCCTCCCGCCGGCGGGCACGGCCCGAGGCGGCTGAGCTGGATTTGTGCGGATGCGGCCGCGTATCTCCTATTCGGGAGGCGGAATCTGAGGCCGAGACGCCCAGGTCGAGCTGCGCCGACTCGGACAAGGTAACCGAGGTCTCCTCCCTCTGGGCCGCCGACAACAGCGACATCACCGGCGGCGACGATTCGATCAACccgaagaggaaggagaagaagagatcgtTTAGGAAGCTAATCGCTAAGAAGCTGCACAACGACAAGAGGTCCAAGGACAAGGACTCCCCGGGCTCTCGCCACGGCGGCGAGAGCAAGCACCCAGACGCTGGCGAGGCGGGCGTCGACGCCGGACCAGTAAAAACCGAGCCTTTAGTTACTCCCGCCGAGCAGACGACGGCACCGGAAGCGATCACTGACGAGAGGTGTCGACGAGGGGGCGCATTGCCTTTGGCTGCGTTCATCCCGATCATCCTCGTCGGCCTCGTCGCGGGGAAGCTCCCGGCGGTGGCTCTAATCGTGCTCTGCGCCGTGTTCTTCAGCTCAATCGAGAGAGTACCCAGCTAG